The nucleotide sequence ATAAATGGTTCAGGAAATCATGTTACGTACATTCTTGGCTCGTTTCTATCTACGCTGATACTTTGAGTTTTATTAGAGTATAGTGAGAAGGTAACTTGGAGTGCAAGCAATCTAGATATCTTGGAGAGCAAGTAATCTAGTAGAAAGTTAGTTAGGGAGTTAATTACTCTAATATAGTTCTGAATAAAACTGATTACTGCCTCTTGATCAACATTTGGTAAATGAATAACTTCCAATCCAGTTAGTGAAATAATCTATTATAACCAAAATGAAACGATGGTCTTTCGACGAAGAAGAGTGAATTTCACCAATCATAGCTAAAGCCCATCCTCTGGATGGCCAAGGCTTCACAATAAAATGTAGTTCACTTGGAGGCACATGTTGTATTCCTGCATGTTTTTGACATTCTTGACAACCCTTAGCAAATTGTTAACAATGAAATTAGTGGATACTGCATACTAGTAAcatgattaaaataattattaacaaTGAAAGTTTATATATTGATCCTATAGTGATAACTACATACATGTAATGACtttatcaataaataaaatcaaaagtaaaaaatttattagGTCAATCATTCACAATAGAAAGTCTTTTTACCAACCCTTTCAAAATCAATTGATCCTATAGTGaaaggtatatatatatcacaatCATCTTCCATCATCCAAGACAATCAATGGCTGATCTTTCAAGCTATCATACCCACTATATCCAGGGTTATAGCTATCATCAGTTTCATTGTAGATACTACAAGATGCCTCATGAAGTAAGCGTTGACTCTCCTCAAAATTTTGCTCTGTATCATTCCAAGGATGCTTCTCCATTAACCTTATGCCATCCAACTCCATAGCTACTTCCCTCATACTAGGTCTTTCATCACCTCTAAGTCTTAAACACCTTGCAGCAAGAATAGAAACCTCCTTAATCTCTTTCTTGTTTTCATCATTGAAAATTCCAACTTGAATAGCATCAAAAAGTTTATCTTGTTTTAAACAAGACAAAAAGTGCATAGCAAGACTAATGGTCTCTTCTGGCCTGTTAAAAGAAAGAGGTTTGGCACCTGTTAGAAGCTCTGCAAGAACTACTCCAAAGCTATACACATCACTTTTTTCGGTTAATTGATGTGTTTGCATATACTCTGGATCTAAGTATCCAAGAGTTCCTTGTACCATTGTCGCTATCTCGGTTTGATCAAGTGGAACCAATCTTGAAGCTCCGAAGTCGGAAACTTTTGCAGTGTAATTGTCATCCAAGAGAATGTTGGTACTCTTAACATCTCTATGGATAATTGGAATTGATGCAGCTGAATGTAGATATGATAAAGCACCAGCTGTCTCTGCTGCTATCCTTAAACGTGTTTTCCATGCTGGATTGTTTGCTTTATCTTTACAATTTTGTATGAAATCAAAAAGTGTTCCGTTGCTAACAAATTCATACACCAACGAAGGAACTTCTGTCTCCAAACAACACCCTAAAAGTTTGACAACGTTCCTATGATTTATTTGGGACAGAACAACTACCTCATTAATGAATTGCTCGATCTGATTTGCGTCTATTATTTTGGACTTTTTGACAGCGACAATTTTGTTATCGGgcaaaattcctttgaaaactGTACCAAAACCTCCTCTACCGATGATTAAGCTTTCGTCGTAGTTTTTGGTGGCTTTCTTAAGTTCCTCTTCCGTGAATATTTGAGCTGATTGCGAAGTGTCTTCTCTTGTTGATAGTTGTTGTAGCAAAATAGAACCACCattttgttgaaagaatttttGCTTTAGTTTGATGAGTTTCCTTTTTTGGTACGTCAAGTATAGAGATGAAACCGCCACAAATAGGACTATTAGTCCAGCACTTGATCCTGCATTTCAATTGTGTTGTAGCAAGTTAATGAAttgttttataaattaatatcaATAGCTAACATGCATGCTGAATAccttaatcatatttttttcctgGTCTTAACCCTTCGACCCTTTTAGTAGTCTGGAGTTCAACTTAAAGTTAGATAAATGTAACTAAAAATTGTTCTAGAGTCAGTTATCAAACTCGAGTATTCGCACTGATTCAATCTTAACTAGAAATTGTGAAAATATATGTGGGTTATTCTTAGTGACTTACCAATGGCAACCTTGGTAACAATATCTCGTCTATGACAACCTCCTTCCAATGTTCCATTTCCAGATTGTCCATTAGGACAAAAACATTCGTAAAACCCATCCGTGTTGCGACAATGACTTTCACTTATGCATGTGTTATTCAATGTCTTACATTCGTCGATGTCTGCAGGAAAAAATGGACTGGCTAtattaaagggaaaaaaaatgaaatctgTTCTAAAATCTAGTGTTTATTCATTGGTGTATAAAAAGAGTGAAACAACTTTCTTTTGTTAGTGAGAagtaaaaaaagtatatattttgcAGCAAACGATGGTGTCTACTACCTAGCATGCAACAATGAAGATAAATTAAAGTGGTTAGGACGGTTTCAATAATTAAATAGTAATAAAAAGTAAAGTTAGATAAATGACatacaaattaataatttttaatcctATGAATATATCACTTTTAACTTAAATcaatttatcttcttttttgttgaataaatcaATTTATCTTTGTCAACAAAAGCATGCACTTGTgaccaaaaaattatatttaaataatattgagaAGAA is from Medicago truncatula cultivar Jemalong A17 chromosome 1, MtrunA17r5.0-ANR, whole genome shotgun sequence and encodes:
- the LOC25482305 gene encoding putative wall-associated receptor kinase-like 16, which codes for MKLNRNLTQLCTILVVTISMVTIVFASNESLSSSLPGCKNTCGNVKIPFPFGISDSSIPNQGPCYLEHKFELICENDTKLLWGNVQVHNINILQGELEVSFFVSGYCGGENSNVPTLDTAVFRISSTENKFITVGCDSYGYLNSIYNEETYSTGCLTRCYGNRNQIENGTCSGIGCCQVDIPHMMRNISVQVSDFPNSTDSLGCSYSFVVKDGSYNFTVSHLDNFPYKMLPLILDWSVGKTCKEDEYACKKNSDCIDVDIDFGYQCKCKEGYEGNPYHPDGCIDIDECKTLNNTCISESHCRNTDGFYECFCPNGQSGNGTLEGGCHRRDIVTKVAIGSSAGLIVLFVAVSSLYLTYQKRKLIKLKQKFFQQNGGSILLQQLSTREDTSQSAQIFTEEELKKATKNYDESLIIGRGGFGTVFKGILPDNKIVAVKKSKIIDANQIEQFINEVVVLSQINHRNVVKLLGCCLETEVPSLVYEFVSNGTLFDFIQNCKDKANNPAWKTRLRIAAETAGALSYLHSAASIPIIHRDVKSTNILLDDNYTAKVSDFGASRLVPLDQTEIATMVQGTLGYLDPEYMQTHQLTEKSDVYSFGVVLAELLTGAKPLSFNRPEETISLAMHFLSCLKQDKLFDAIQVGIFNDENKKEIKEVSILAARCLRLRGDERPSMREVAMELDGIRLMEKHPWNDTEQNFEESQRLLHEASCSIYNETDDSYNPGYSGYDSLKDQPLIVLDDGR